From Sphingomonas sp. PAMC26645:
CGTCCCAGCCGCAAGACCGATCAGCGCAAAGCCGACGTTATTGATCGACGAGTAAGCAAGCAGGCGCTTGATGTTGGTCTGGCCGATCGCCGCGACCGCACCGAGGATGATCGAGGCGAGTGCCGCGAAGATCACGATCTGACGCCACTGGTCGGTCGCCGGGCCCATCGCATCGACTGCCACGCGGACGCTGAGCGCAAGTGCGGCGACCTTGGGGGCGGACGCGAAGAACGCCGTGACTGGAGTCGGTGCGCCTTCGTACACGTCGGGCGTCCACATGTGGAACGGCACGGCGCTGATCTTGAACGCGAGCCCTGCGAACACGAACACCAGAGCGAATAGCAGGCCGAGCGACTTGCTGCCGGCATAGGCTTCCGAGATGCCCGAGAACAACGTCGTACCGCTGAACCCGTAGACCAGCGATATGCCGTACAGCAGGATGCCGCTGGCCAGCGCGCCGAGCACGAAATACTTCAGACCGGCTTCCGCCGAACGCCCGTCACGCCGCATGAAGCTGGCGAGGACGTAGGCCGCAAGGCTCTGGAGCTCGAGACCGACATACAGCGTCAGCATGTCGGTGGCCGAGACCATAATCCCCATGCCGCAGGCCGACAGCAGGATCAGCACCGGATATTCAGGACGCAGATCGTCGCCGTGCGTGCGTGCGAAGAAGCTCGGCGCCATGACGATCGCGACCGCAGAGGCGATGTAGATCAGCACCTTGGCGAACGCGCCGAACGCGTCCGCGCGGTACAGGCCGTCGAACGCATAGCCACCCGAAGAGGCGGGACCGACCAGTGCGATCCCTGCCCCCACGAGGACGAACACAGCGGCGATCGAGACGGCGCGCGTCGATTTGTCCCCGCCCCAGGCCGAGACGAGCATCAGGGCGATCGCACCCAACGCCAGGACCAGTTCGGGCAGCGTCA
This genomic window contains:
- the nuoN gene encoding NADH-quinone oxidoreductase subunit NuoN — encoded protein: MDYAANIAMTLPELVLALGAIALMLVSAWGGDKSTRAVSIAAVFVLVGAGIALVGPASSGGYAFDGLYRADAFGAFAKVLIYIASAVAIVMAPSFFARTHGDDLRPEYPVLILLSACGMGIMVSATDMLTLYVGLELQSLAAYVLASFMRRDGRSAEAGLKYFVLGALASGILLYGISLVYGFSGTTLFSGISEAYAGSKSLGLLFALVFVFAGLAFKISAVPFHMWTPDVYEGAPTPVTAFFASAPKVAALALSVRVAVDAMGPATDQWRQIVIFAALASIILGAVAAIGQTNIKRLLAYSSINNVGFALIGLAAGTPEGVSGVLMYLTIYVAMTLGSFLVVLQMRGDDGQPVETIDSLAGMSRTRPALAAALAIFMFSLAGIPPLFGFYAKFAVFSAAVDAGLFPLAVVGIAASVIGAYYYLRVVKTMYFDDPAPAFAPMESKVEGGLIAIAAVFVSPAGYLLIPVLGAWTMSAARALF